In Chitinophagaceae bacterium, a single window of DNA contains:
- a CDS encoding alkane 1-monooxygenase, whose protein sequence is MSFIKRIGFLSAFLITALFFIGMKAGGGYTYMGFLFAFFVLPALDLLVGKDSENVDEGSVSEESKKFYYRFITYLWAYIQVFVVIFSCYQVTQLNYNLFEWTGFILSLGTMTGGIGITVAHELGHKNTKIEQFYSKVLLMTVSYMHFFVEHNRGHHVHVATPKDPATAKYGESFYRFWPRTVFGSYFSAWKIENKRLRKKGLSPFSISNSMIWYTILPFVFCAALTTLFSFLSGTFQWAIPILFFSQSFVAITLLELVNYIEHYGITREEIEPGKYERVKPIHSWNANHLVSNFFLFQLQRHSDHHAFANRRYQVLRHWEESPQLPASYPTMIILALFPPLWFRVMNKKLDSWKEKYYSQKVA, encoded by the coding sequence ATGAGTTTTATAAAACGAATTGGATTTTTATCGGCCTTTTTAATTACAGCTTTATTCTTTATCGGGATGAAAGCCGGCGGCGGATACACTTATATGGGGTTTTTATTTGCTTTCTTCGTATTACCGGCATTGGATTTGCTGGTCGGGAAAGACAGTGAAAATGTAGACGAAGGTTCTGTATCTGAAGAATCTAAAAAGTTTTACTATCGCTTTATCACCTATTTGTGGGCCTATATTCAGGTGTTTGTAGTGATCTTCTCCTGTTATCAGGTTACGCAATTAAATTATAATCTTTTTGAGTGGACAGGCTTTATTTTGAGCTTAGGGACTATGACCGGTGGCATTGGGATTACAGTTGCGCATGAATTAGGTCATAAAAACACAAAAATAGAACAGTTTTATAGTAAGGTTTTACTTATGACAGTCAGCTATATGCACTTTTTTGTGGAGCACAACCGCGGCCATCATGTACATGTAGCTACACCTAAAGACCCGGCAACAGCAAAATATGGCGAGTCTTTTTATCGGTTTTGGCCGAGAACTGTTTTTGGCAGTTATTTTAGCGCCTGGAAAATTGAAAATAAAAGACTTCGAAAGAAAGGCCTTTCCCCTTTTTCAATTTCCAACAGCATGATATGGTATACAATTTTACCCTTTGTTTTTTGTGCAGCACTTACTACTTTATTTAGCTTTTTAAGCGGTACTTTCCAATGGGCTATCCCGATTTTATTCTTTAGTCAAAGTTTTGTTGCCATTACCTTACTGGAGTTGGTAAATTATATAGAACACTACGGAATCACACGTGAAGAAATTGAACCCGGAAAATATGAGCGTGTAAAACCAATTCATTCCTGGAATGCCAATCATCTGGTTAGTAATTTTTTTCTTTTTCAGCTGCAAAGACATTCCGATCATCATGCTTTTGCCAATAGAAGATATCAGGTTTTGAGACATTGGGAAGAAAGTCCTCAGCTGCCGGCCAGCTACCCTACAATGATAATTCTGGCTCTTTTTCCACCACTATGGTTTCGGGTAATGAATAAAAAATTAGATAGTTGGAAGGAAAAGTATTACAGTCAAAAAGTAGCTTAA